The stretch of DNA GACTAATCCGGCTAAAAGCATATTATATTTAATAATTTCTGCAGGGAAAGCCTCGGTTTGCGAAAAGAGCGCCTTGGAAACCGCTTGAATATTGAGAAAGAAAATCAGGTGTCTGTCCCACGATGAAAGTTAAAACTACAGCAAAGACAGGTATTCAAAAAGCCATTACTAACCAGACGGCCAATGATGCCGGCAGCGACAACGCCGCGGATAACATCGGCACCGGCAGCCAGGACGCGGGCCAGGGTATCACCCAGGGCACCGGCACCGCAGGAGCGGTGGCCAATGTCACGGTTATTACAAAGTTCTATTACGACGGCGCCCGGTGCATAGAGGAGCGGGATGGGTCGGATGTCCTGCTTAGGCAATATGTCTATGGCAACGGCATAGACGAAATCCTGCAGAGGAAGGATTACACTGATGGGGCGGTCAGCGCAACATATTACTTCCACGAGAACAGCTTGGGGAGCATCTATGCGGTTACGGATAACACCGGTATAATTGTTGAGAAATACAGTTACACGGCTTATGGCAAAGTAACGATAAAGGACGCTTTAGAGGTCGTGCATACCACATCCCCAATCTCAAATCGCTTTATGTATACCGGCCGGGAATGGGATGCGGAATCAGGATTGTATTTCTATAGAGCGCGATATTACTCAGCCCAGATGGGGCGGTTCCTGCAGAGGGATCCGGCTGGTAATGACGACTTGGGGAATCTTTACACCTACGTTGGCAATAGTCCAACGAATGCTATAGATCCATCTGGACTTAAGGGAATAGCAGAAAGATATGTTCAATCTTTATTAGATAAGGTTGAAAAAGCACCGGAAAGAGAATCTCGTTTAAATGCTACAAAACAAATGTATATTAGAATAGCCCTTGCGGGAGGATTATTAGGAGGCAAACCTTTAGCGGCTCGTAACTTGTTACATTGGTTGGGTGGGATTGAAGGTATAAAGCAAGGAGATCCTTTAACGGTTTCCTCGGATTATTTTAAAAAGGACTCTCAGGTCCAAGACAAAATAAATTTAATAATGCGTCCTAAATTAGAAGCATCAATTAATCCTAACCAACAAATAGGAAAGTTGTCCGAAATCACGGAGTCAGTGTGTGGCTTATATGGTTCTGACTTATATTATGCACTAGCGGATTTTGATTTAACTGGGAGCGGAGTATATCAAAAGCTCTCGGATAGCGTAATGCTTATTTCTATTATATGGAACGTTGTTGATTTATATACATTCGCAGGGCATTCTGCCCTGAATACTAGTATTGCAGGAGTTTTAATTCCCGAGAAGTATGCTGAAGCTCTTGAAATAGAAAAGATAGCCAAACCGTTTATCCAAACAAGTTCTTGGTCTGAGCAGTATTTGTATGAAATAGGAAGTATTCCTTGTAACATGAGATGATGTAATAGCAGGTATAAAATACTGCAACGTAAGAGAGCGTGATATAGTGATAGGAACGAATATAAGATGGTTAATAGCTATGATGTTACTAATAGGGTTGTTTAGCCTGACTTCATGCAAGCCGAACTCGGATACACCATTCAAACCGAACTCAGAGGGGCCATTGACTAAAGAGATAAATAAGATTGAAAACGTAATTTATTCGTTACCAGATGGGTGTGTTGCCGTTGGGGATAAGGTTGACCCAACCACTAAATTACCGATGATGATAAAATATGTAAAAACTGATTCAGAAATGGTTTTAGTGCCTCCCGGCGAATTTACCATGGGTACGGATGAGCATGATAAAATAAGGGATGATAATAGTCCGGCCCATAAGATATACCTATATGCTTATTATATAGATAAATACGAAACAACTAACGCGCAATATAAGAGATTTGTTGATGCCATCAAGCAGGAGGGACATAAGTGGTGTTATCCAAATGAGTATAATAACCTGCCGGCGATATACATCAATCTTGTTCTTAAAAGAGGCCATGTTCCTGATGACGGTTCTCATGATGATAGAAGATATGATTGGGGGGGGGGAAGCTTTCCTCAAGGTAAGGATAATTGCCCAGTTTGGTTTGTTGATTGGTATGACGCTTATGCCTATGCCAATTGGGCCGGGAAAAGGTTACCGACCGAAGCTGAATGGGAAAAGGCCGCCCGGGGTACGGATGGGCGCTTATATCCCTGGGGTAATACATGGGATGAGAAATATATAACCATTGAGGGCGCGAAACTTACGGCTACCATACCGGTGGGTAGCACAAAAGATATTAGCCCCTACGGTTGTTATGATATGGCGTCAAACGTTGCCGAGTGGTGTTGGGACTGGTATGATGAGGATTATTATAAAAATAGCCCATACAAAAACCCTCAGGGGCTTACTACTGGCGAATCTCGCGTCCAACGCGGAGGAACATGGGTTTTTGCTTTGGATTTTTTTGGTAAGTCTTTTGGAAAGGTCGTTTTTCGTGGCAGTTTTGCTCCATGGTATGGCAGTCATAGTTCCGGTTTTCGCTGCGTTTTATCCCCGGTGATTAATATCAATGGCAAAGTGGTATCTATGGATTACCAGCCAAAAGAAGAACCGCGGAAGAAAATAGAGGACGAGCAAGAGCCGTATCCTTTTAAGAATTTTTTCGGGACTTCGAATTCACTGGCAGGAACAGATGACAATAGTAATGTTAAATTTGTAATAATTGATAAACAGCCGAGCGTTGGTAGGAGTAGCCCGAGTATAAGTTTGGGGCATGATAAAGACGGGTACTACCCCTTATTGCCTGGTACTAATGAAAAAAATAGGATAAGATTTAACGATAAAAAATGTCTTTTAATACTTTTGAGTAAAGACGGGGTTATTCATACTTCTTATATTGATATATCACTTAATGAAGTTAAGCAGTTATTTAAAGAATTTAAGGTTCTTCTTTTCACTGATCCATGTTTCCAACTAACTATCGAGATATTAGGCAAAGATAGATTTGATACAGACACATTGAATTTTTTATCTACTTACTAGTAATGGGAACACATCATATCCTTTTATCTGTTCAGGTCCGGTGACACAGAGCCTACCGGCCTCCCTTAGGGACACCTGATTTTGCTTGTCCTGAGTATTCGTAGGATAATGCGCTAAATACTTGATTTGTAGGGCACTGTTTTAGGTGAGCATCCTCGAACGAGGATAGGTGAGCATCCTCGAACGAGGATAGGTGAGCATCCTCGAACGAGGATTAGAATCCAGGCTTACCATCGCCCAAATAAATTGACTAATCCGGCTAAAAGCATATTATATTTAATAATTTCTGCAGGGAAAGCCTCGGTTTGCGAAAAGAGCGCCTTGGAAACCGCTTGAATATTGAGAAAGAAAATCAGGTGTCTGTCCCACGATGAATAGAGGGGCAAAGAATGCTAGAGAAAAAGATGCTTACAAATATGCAAATGATAATGATTAAGGAGGTTGTTATATGAAAAATAGAACCAAAATAATTGTTGTTCTGGGGGCTTGTTTAATAGGCGGGGCGCTATATGGGTTTTATTCGCAAATGAACAATAAGCCTGTGGCATATTGCCGGCAAGATATGAGTGCTCCTCTTTATACCAAAGAAGAAGGAGTTGTTAACCAGATGTGGGAGTCGGCAAAAACACCCCAAGAAAAGGAACTTGCGATTAGTAAACTTATTCAGATGGTTAAAGATAACAAAGAAGATATTTTACTAAGAGCGCACGCAATAAGAAAACTTGGGAAAATTGGAGTCTTAGAGGTTCAGGACATAGCAAAAGATATCTCTGATACCGGGGTGTGGAGGAATAAAGTATCTGATATGGAGCACGACATCATAGGAGAGATTATTCAGGAAAAGATGAAGGTTCAAGGTATTGTTGGTGATGAGCGGAATGAAAAGTATCATGAAGTTCATCGCGACCTGTATGTTAACGGCGAAATTTATAAATTGGGAATCTCTACGGAAAAGTTAATCCAGCTTGTTTTGGAAAAGGAAACTGATATTGATAAACGGAATGACGCGAAGCGTAAGTTAGAGAATATTGGTTTGAAACATCTTGATATTAGAGGTTGGTACGATAAAGTCGCATCTTTTATAGATGCCGCTAATGAAACGTACCACCGCTTGAGATATCTTCGGGAAACAGACCCTGAGAAAAAATATCAATTATTATTGGATGTGGTAAAAAATAGTGGCGGTGAGGCTCAGGGCTGGGCAGAGGAACAACTTATTCTGAGCGGTGAAGAACGAGCATTGCCTGATATAATTGAAGTGTTAAAACGTGCCTATGGGGACACGGAAGAAGAATATATTAAACGGGAAATAAAAACTTATAGGGCCAAGTTTGCCGTGGTCAAGGCCGCAAAAAACGACCCCACTGTATACGAAAAGATAGTAAATGGCAAATACTCTTTTCTTTATAGCGATGACGAGGAGATACGAGATTCTGTAACGTGGTGGGTTGCGAAAATAGGCGGGTTTAAAACAGACGAAATTATTCTTGGCACAGAAAACGAAGACAAAGACAAAGATAAGGATAAAGAGCAAAAAGACAAAGAACACGGAGACGATAAGGACGGTGGCAAGGACGACAAATCCGGCCAGCCGGACAAGAAGTAGAGTCTAATGGCCTTAGCGAAGCATCCCTTTAGGGATAATGTTAGGGGGAAATAGCCAGAAAGCAGGTTAATCATATGGCTTATAAGTCATTCAATAGCGCGCATCGCTGGCAGGCGTTCGGCGAGAAGCCCGTCATCAGCATCCTGTGCACCGGTGTAGGGTGCTACACACATCAGAGACGGTAAAAATTGTTCTTATAGGATGCTTCGCTGTCAGTTTCTGTCCCTAAAACGAATATAACGCACTTTCAGGCATGGGGGGATACCCCCCCAGACTAGGGGGGGATACCCCCCCTCACTACTACTACCCCCGTATTACACCTCTACCCGTTCGGTAATACACCTCTATCCGTTGGGTATTATACCTCTATCCGTTGGGTATTATACCTCTACCCGTTGGGTAATACACCTCT from Candidatus Brocadiia bacterium encodes:
- a CDS encoding RHS repeat-associated core domain-containing protein, which codes for MKVKTTAKTGIQKAITNQTANDAGSDNAADNIGTGSQDAGQGITQGTGTAGAVANVTVITKFYYDGARCIEERDGSDVLLRQYVYGNGIDEILQRKDYTDGAVSATYYFHENSLGSIYAVTDNTGIIVEKYSYTAYGKVTIKDALEVVHTTSPISNRFMYTGREWDAESGLYFYRARYYSAQMGRFLQRDPAGNDDLGNLYTYVGNSPTNAIDPSGLKGIAERYVQSLLDKVEKAPERESRLNATKQMYIRIALAGGLLGGKPLAARNLLHWLGGIEGIKQGDPLTVSSDYFKKDSQVQDKINLIMRPKLEASINPNQQIGKLSEITESVCGLYGSDLYYALADFDLTGSGVYQKLSDSVMLISIIWNVVDLYTFAGHSALNTSIAGVLIPEKYAEALEIEKIAKPFIQTSSWSEQYLYEIGSIPCNMR
- a CDS encoding formylglycine-generating enzyme family protein yields the protein MTKEINKIENVIYSLPDGCVAVGDKVDPTTKLPMMIKYVKTDSEMVLVPPGEFTMGTDEHDKIRDDNSPAHKIYLYAYYIDKYETTNAQYKRFVDAIKQEGHKWCYPNEYNNLPAIYINLVLKRGHVPDDGSHDDRRYDWGGGSFPQGKDNCPVWFVDWYDAYAYANWAGKRLPTEAEWEKAARGTDGRLYPWGNTWDEKYITIEGAKLTATIPVGSTKDISPYGCYDMASNVAEWCWDWYDEDYYKNSPYKNPQGLTTGESRVQRGGTWVFALDFFGKSFGKVVFRGSFAPWYGSHSSGFRCVLSPVININGKVVSMDYQPKEEPRKKIEDEQEPYPFKNFFGTSNSLAGTDDNSNVKFVIIDKQPSVGRSSPSISLGHDKDGYYPLLPGTNEKNRIRFNDKKCLLILLSKDGVIHTSYIDISLNEVKQLFKEFKVLLFTDPCFQLTIEILGKDRFDTDTLNFLSTY